The following proteins are encoded in a genomic region of Reichenbachiella sp.:
- a CDS encoding FtsX-like permease family protein produces MEQLDQDFQPPKWAYRLLKWYCREDRFEELSGDLEELYQIRCERGNRWKANMHYCWNVLRCCKAYARKTDYKMNTSGALIKSFFKLTLRHMAKNKGYIALNVFGLGFALAFCIVTYMIYGYNREFDDVYSGENIYRIHAMRPGVEGLDRWEMSPLALEKELLSDHSGVKHAVSYLAANISIGKGRHFIPSALSFASPDFLKVFDLPLKYGSKESFGQHGIFLTEAYAYKLFGDEIPIGKNLSVYYYGRKFPDVEVLGVFERIPNNSSFAFEGLLNIVSLLTYFELDRSDWKVDHFQFGQYVQLNRIDQKEDVEAFMQQYLEPYNAANPHKEIEQFELTPLHDPRAETTIAYTNMPIEDDAFLIFLVMSILILAVACFNLANTNVALISSRIKEIGVRKTIGSSSRMIFVQFIFETLMVMILAFVFSLTLTNIISEEILSMRNQKFLLTDLDITGVLFFVIIFMLLVTMITGLVPALYAHRFKPVTILNHRMTAKGFGITHYMLAIFQYSLSIAILLSGLTFMQNGDFLKAQDFGYDTENLLVIRVKDGSEYVQLKTVLDEKLYTKETFGSYHYLVGYSHDAQIKVDDLDTEVSNYKVAGTFLQKMGVTFAEGRDFMDGSEKDVTDHLIVNQYFADQYFQGDALHKQIIVDGEEKTIIGVINNFRDDVLYSDYVPTLLIFTAVGEMDKDHLFLRTNGEPLQDVQMAVEEIWIDLFDRPMVSHWQHEYAYSEMIETSDQMGKIFMWLSIIAFVLSIVSIMAMAALHVNRKTKEICIRKVLGANARQILSFVNRPFVKILAASFVLGISMGYFLPDAILSTIYYQYIEVSWLQSAWIGLGIVSLALFIVYITVLRPVRANPADGLRTE; encoded by the coding sequence ATGGAACAACTAGATCAAGATTTTCAGCCACCTAAATGGGCCTACCGCTTATTGAAATGGTATTGTCGCGAAGACAGATTCGAAGAGCTATCTGGTGATTTGGAGGAATTGTATCAAATCCGATGTGAGCGGGGAAATCGGTGGAAGGCCAACATGCACTACTGCTGGAATGTACTTCGCTGCTGCAAAGCATATGCAAGAAAAACAGATTATAAAATGAATACATCAGGCGCACTCATCAAATCCTTTTTCAAATTGACACTCCGGCATATGGCCAAAAACAAAGGCTATATTGCGCTCAATGTTTTTGGTCTCGGCTTTGCCCTGGCCTTCTGCATTGTTACCTATATGATCTATGGGTATAATCGGGAATTTGATGATGTGTATTCTGGAGAGAACATCTATCGAATCCATGCCATGCGACCAGGGGTGGAAGGTTTGGACCGATGGGAAATGTCTCCGTTGGCATTGGAGAAAGAGTTGCTCAGTGATCATTCAGGAGTAAAACACGCCGTCAGCTACTTGGCAGCGAACATTAGCATTGGAAAAGGTCGGCACTTCATTCCTTCTGCTTTGTCGTTTGCGTCACCGGATTTTTTGAAAGTATTTGATTTGCCGCTGAAATATGGCTCAAAAGAAAGTTTTGGTCAGCATGGAATTTTTCTGACAGAGGCTTACGCCTATAAACTTTTTGGAGACGAAATCCCCATAGGCAAAAACCTATCAGTGTACTACTATGGGCGAAAATTTCCTGACGTCGAAGTCTTAGGTGTTTTCGAAAGGATTCCCAACAACTCTAGTTTTGCTTTCGAAGGATTACTCAATATCGTAAGCTTGCTGACCTATTTTGAACTGGACCGTTCTGATTGGAAAGTTGATCATTTTCAGTTCGGTCAATATGTGCAACTCAACCGCATAGACCAAAAAGAAGATGTAGAAGCATTTATGCAGCAATACCTCGAACCATACAATGCTGCAAATCCGCACAAAGAAATTGAGCAATTTGAGTTGACACCTCTACACGATCCACGCGCTGAAACCACCATCGCCTACACCAACATGCCTATTGAAGATGATGCCTTTTTGATCTTTTTAGTGATGTCGATATTGATTCTGGCTGTGGCCTGCTTCAACCTGGCCAATACCAACGTGGCTTTGATATCCAGTCGGATAAAGGAAATCGGTGTTCGCAAAACTATTGGCTCCTCCAGTAGGATGATTTTTGTGCAATTCATCTTCGAAACTTTGATGGTTATGATATTGGCCTTTGTGTTTTCTCTGACGCTCACGAATATCATAAGCGAAGAAATTTTAAGCATGCGGAATCAAAAGTTTCTTTTGACTGATTTGGATATCACAGGTGTGTTGTTTTTTGTGATCATTTTTATGTTGCTAGTTACAATGATCACAGGGTTGGTTCCGGCCTTGTATGCGCATAGATTCAAACCAGTCACAATCCTCAATCATCGAATGACAGCAAAGGGATTTGGCATTACGCATTATATGCTGGCCATTTTTCAATACAGTTTGTCAATTGCGATATTGTTATCCGGCCTTACTTTTATGCAAAATGGCGACTTTCTGAAAGCACAGGATTTTGGTTATGATACAGAGAATTTGCTTGTCATCCGTGTGAAGGATGGCAGCGAATATGTTCAACTTAAAACGGTGCTCGATGAAAAATTGTACACTAAAGAAACCTTCGGGTCCTATCATTACCTAGTGGGTTATAGCCACGATGCACAGATAAAAGTGGATGACTTAGACACTGAGGTAAGCAACTACAAAGTAGCCGGAACATTTTTACAAAAAATGGGAGTCACTTTCGCTGAGGGCAGGGATTTTATGGATGGTAGTGAAAAGGATGTCACCGATCACCTCATCGTCAATCAATATTTCGCGGATCAATATTTTCAGGGAGATGCGTTGCATAAGCAGATAATAGTAGACGGAGAAGAAAAAACCATCATAGGGGTGATCAACAACTTTAGAGATGATGTGTTGTACAGCGACTATGTACCTACTTTGCTAATTTTTACAGCGGTAGGGGAAATGGATAAGGATCATTTATTTCTGCGTACTAATGGAGAGCCACTTCAAGACGTACAGATGGCCGTAGAAGAAATTTGGATTGATTTATTTGATCGACCGATGGTGTCTCATTGGCAGCATGAATATGCCTATTCAGAAATGATCGAAACATCCGATCAGATGGGTAAAATTTTTATGTGGCTGTCTATTATTGCTTTTGTCTTGAGCATTGTCAGTATCATGGCGATGGCTGCTTTGCATGTCAACAGAAAAACCAAAGAAATCTGCATTAGAAAAGTTCTTGGGGCCAATGCCAGACAAATCCTTTCCTTTGTGAATCGTCCATTTGTGAAGATTCTAGCTGCGTCTTTTGTGCTGGGTATTTCGATGGGTTATTTCCTGCCGGATGCGATCTTGTCAACCATCTATTATCAATACATCGAAGTCTCATGGCTGCAAAGCGCCTGGATTGGATTGGGCATTGTGTCCCTCGCACTTTTCATTGTTTATATTACGGTGC
- a CDS encoding PadR family transcriptional regulator, with protein sequence MGNYKLGSLEELVILIVAMRYDSAYSVGIVEEYEKQTGKSINISAIHTVLYRLEEKGFLKSRLGEASGQRGGKRKRLFYITPIGKKAIDEQESIREQLRRQIPEIAFQWNN encoded by the coding sequence ATGGGTAATTATAAGTTAGGAAGTCTGGAAGAATTGGTCATATTGATTGTGGCGATGCGGTATGATTCGGCCTATTCTGTAGGGATAGTAGAAGAATATGAAAAGCAAACGGGCAAAAGCATCAACATCAGTGCAATCCACACTGTGCTATACCGGCTCGAAGAAAAGGGCTTTTTAAAGTCTAGGCTTGGAGAGGCATCTGGTCAAAGAGGGGGCAAGCGCAAGCGTTTATTTTATATCACCCCAATTGGCAAGAAAGCTATCGATGAGCAAGAGAGTATCCGCGAACAACTGAGAAGACAAATCCCTGAAATCGCATTCCAATGGAACAACTAG
- a CDS encoding helix-turn-helix domain-containing protein, whose translation MISDNDIVKLILGFKIKHLRLQHKVSYQELSKQTGLSVSYLNDIEKGKKYPKPDKISALAQAFQLDYDELVSTRADKKLRPVIELLNSGFFKFFPLDEFGISPDKLIDVFSNSPDRISAFITTILKMVRSYQIEKEHFYRIALRSYQDMHDNYFPELEEAVQQFKKEMKLKNKLPYGYDLLADLLRQQYDITIDRVSLSKNKKLRKFRSYYQAEKKVLYINEGLSEGQESFILSKEIGFQYLKLTERSYETQLNKEASFDKLLSNFKASYFAAALLMDADELVKDIELIARSTTWKPSLIGKLLQKYQVTPETLLQRFTNLLPHHFNIRDLFFIRLQSTNDLIKYDITKELHLSQLHNPYHTELDEHLCHRWVSISSIKNIRSKKEEFLIDAQVSEYWQTDSSYFCISVAEPDNYKGDGAGSITLGLLMTDALKGTFNFIKDPELRKKTVHTTCERCSIPDCDNRVAPPTYTHQKEMEEELEKELKTL comes from the coding sequence ATGATCAGCGACAACGACATTGTAAAACTTATCCTGGGCTTCAAAATCAAGCATTTGCGCTTGCAGCACAAGGTTTCTTATCAGGAGCTTTCTAAGCAGACGGGATTGTCTGTTTCTTATTTGAATGACATCGAAAAAGGAAAAAAATACCCCAAGCCGGATAAAATCAGTGCCTTGGCACAGGCTTTTCAGTTGGATTACGACGAACTAGTGAGCACCCGAGCCGACAAAAAACTGCGTCCGGTGATTGAGTTGCTTAACTCAGGGTTCTTTAAATTTTTCCCATTGGATGAGTTTGGTATCAGCCCGGACAAGTTGATCGATGTATTTAGCAATTCGCCTGACAGGATCAGTGCGTTCATTACCACCATCCTTAAAATGGTACGCAGTTATCAAATCGAGAAGGAGCATTTCTATCGGATTGCCCTGCGGTCGTATCAGGATATGCACGACAACTACTTTCCGGAATTGGAAGAAGCGGTTCAGCAATTCAAAAAGGAAATGAAGCTGAAGAACAAATTGCCTTATGGCTATGATTTGCTGGCTGACTTGTTGAGGCAACAATATGACATTACAATCGACCGGGTGAGCTTAAGTAAGAATAAGAAGCTTCGAAAATTCCGATCTTATTATCAAGCGGAAAAGAAGGTCTTATATATCAATGAAGGATTGTCTGAAGGACAGGAGTCCTTTATCCTTTCCAAGGAAATTGGATTCCAATATCTGAAACTGACCGAGCGATCTTATGAAACGCAGTTGAATAAAGAGGCTTCCTTTGATAAGCTCTTGAGCAATTTTAAGGCTTCGTACTTCGCAGCTGCTTTGTTGATGGATGCTGATGAGTTGGTGAAAGACATAGAACTCATCGCTAGGTCGACCACTTGGAAGCCGAGCCTAATTGGCAAACTTCTGCAGAAATATCAGGTGACTCCTGAGACGCTTTTGCAGCGATTTACGAACTTATTGCCTCACCATTTCAATATCCGGGATTTGTTTTTCATTCGACTTCAGAGTACTAATGATCTGATCAAATATGATATTACCAAAGAGCTTCATTTGTCTCAGTTACATAATCCGTATCACACGGAGTTAGATGAGCATTTGTGTCATCGCTGGGTGTCTATCAGTTCGATTAAAAATATTAGGAGCAAAAAGGAGGAGTTTCTGATCGATGCGCAGGTGTCAGAATATTGGCAAACCGATAGTTCGTACTTCTGTATTTCGGTGGCAGAGCCGGACAATTACAAAGGGGATGGTGCCGGCAGTATCACGTTGGGGCTCTTGATGACAGACGCTTTGAAAGGGACGTTTAATTTCATCAAAGATCCTGAGCTTAGAAAAAAGACGGTCCACACGACCTGCGAAAGGTGCTCTATTCCTGATTGTGATAACCGGGTAGCACCACCCACTTACACTCATCAAAAGGAAATGGAGGAGGAGTTGGAAAAAGAATTGAAAACTTTATAA
- a CDS encoding malate synthase: MSQLHITPERLLAYQDIYTDEVLQALEALAPLNAKQKALMEERNQRRVNRIANKQLLDFLPEETCIGPDHLRVADIRLGDFECSTIPEDLQRQWIQGTGPAAKPNTTLESSIRNVAYALLSGADGWMFDGEDALGQINAMSLDNQRNLKLAIHKDDTFMQAAEQVAGEMNHWANDFLGRPIIADWKAQLDFTTLIFRARGLHLDDRHITMENGESFSASITDVTLFIVNNYQALQAKGASLVLYLPKIQTAQEAAFWNTILSTLEHHLGLAKGTIKCYVLVEQLEATYQLLEIRAALGLHFVGFNTGRWDYINAVADAMCGIDDFINPNIESITMTYAYMAAYEDRVRKAVNTPDQNGNYSLWQGGMEPNIPVGSEAGVKASMEKALAGAKREQAAGASGKWVAHWKMVHIIRPVWEEVGETNQLGRDFGPLTYTQADQQALIKLEDAPLTIRGGRNLLSVALQYGNAFLQGFQAAALKPADFFGNDDILYLMEDMATGEIRLSVLWEWLHKGARLTEGDEELLLNNGALFTQEIFDQMLTEEYQKLLEANDKDVHNDSKTTTLPISLEIVKTYVNSEAKGPWFIDLLNLNLNNNDLEVAKERIAKYYEELTTTGHRITENLDLQPNTHINA; this comes from the coding sequence ATGTCACAACTACACATTACACCAGAACGACTGCTAGCCTACCAGGACATATACACTGACGAGGTTCTGCAAGCACTCGAAGCACTTGCTCCCCTCAACGCCAAACAAAAGGCTTTGATGGAAGAAAGAAATCAAAGAAGAGTAAATCGAATTGCCAACAAGCAACTATTAGATTTTTTACCCGAAGAAACCTGCATCGGCCCAGACCATCTGAGAGTCGCAGACATCAGACTAGGAGATTTTGAATGCAGTACCATTCCTGAGGATTTGCAACGGCAATGGATCCAAGGCACAGGCCCTGCCGCCAAGCCTAATACCACACTTGAATCCAGCATAAGAAATGTAGCCTATGCCCTGCTCTCTGGTGCAGATGGCTGGATGTTCGACGGCGAAGATGCACTCGGTCAGATCAATGCTATGTCATTGGACAATCAACGCAACTTGAAACTGGCCATTCATAAAGACGACACTTTTATGCAAGCTGCTGAGCAGGTAGCGGGAGAAATGAATCATTGGGCCAATGATTTTCTAGGCAGACCGATCATAGCGGATTGGAAAGCCCAGCTAGATTTCACCACACTCATCTTTAGAGCGCGTGGCCTGCATCTGGACGACAGACACATTACCATGGAAAATGGAGAATCATTCTCTGCTTCTATCACGGACGTGACTCTTTTTATCGTAAACAACTACCAAGCACTGCAAGCCAAAGGCGCGTCTCTGGTACTCTATTTACCCAAAATTCAAACCGCGCAAGAGGCCGCCTTTTGGAATACTATACTTTCCACCCTAGAGCATCATTTAGGTTTAGCAAAAGGAACTATCAAATGCTATGTATTGGTAGAGCAGCTCGAAGCCACTTATCAACTGCTTGAAATTCGCGCAGCGCTCGGCCTCCACTTTGTAGGTTTTAATACTGGTCGCTGGGACTACATCAACGCTGTGGCGGATGCCATGTGTGGTATTGATGATTTTATCAATCCCAATATTGAATCCATCACCATGACTTACGCCTACATGGCGGCTTATGAAGATCGAGTGCGCAAGGCCGTAAACACACCGGACCAAAATGGCAATTACAGTCTATGGCAAGGGGGCATGGAACCCAACATACCCGTCGGCTCTGAAGCGGGCGTGAAAGCCAGTATGGAGAAAGCATTGGCTGGAGCCAAAAGAGAACAAGCGGCCGGTGCCTCCGGCAAGTGGGTCGCCCACTGGAAAATGGTGCATATCATTCGCCCTGTATGGGAAGAAGTTGGTGAGACCAATCAACTCGGACGTGATTTTGGACCCTTGACTTACACCCAAGCGGATCAGCAAGCACTGATCAAACTAGAAGATGCGCCACTAACTATCCGAGGCGGAAGAAACCTATTAAGCGTAGCGCTTCAATATGGAAATGCCTTCTTACAAGGGTTTCAGGCTGCGGCTTTAAAACCGGCTGATTTCTTTGGCAATGACGACATCCTCTATCTGATGGAAGACATGGCTACAGGAGAAATTCGCCTCAGCGTATTGTGGGAATGGCTACACAAAGGCGCGAGACTGACCGAAGGAGATGAAGAACTGTTACTCAATAATGGTGCATTGTTCACTCAAGAAATATTCGATCAAATGCTGACAGAAGAATATCAAAAGCTACTTGAAGCCAATGACAAGGATGTACACAACGATTCGAAGACCACTACCCTTCCTATCTCACTAGAAATTGTCAAAACCTATGTCAATTCGGAAGCCAAAGGCCCGTGGTTTATTGACTTGCTCAATCTAAATCTCAACAATAATGACTTGGAAGTTGCCAAAGAGCGAATCGCCAAGTACTATGAGGAGCTGACCACTACCGGTCATCGCATTACTGAAAATCTTGACTTACAACCCAATACACATATAAACGCATAA